In Flavobacterium sp. CS20, a single window of DNA contains:
- a CDS encoding TonB-dependent receptor family protein, with amino-acid sequence MIFHKLFLISQEVILPDDALRVKNNNREYYSRGIQTKFDYHFTTGQVFHDIEVGFRYHSDEEDRFQWFDDFRMENGVMQLTSSGMPGTESNRISGADAVSAHLLYKLKIDKLTLTPGLRYENVELTRENFGTSDVTREGTNLNITENNFDQFIPGIGANYKFNNNFSAFVGLHKGFAPAGFVENQNPEESLNFEIGTRFDYKGLSGEIIGFYNDYSNMLGSDLAALGGVDGNLDLFNAGEVDVKGIEFQVTYDLLKNTQHSLPINFNYTYTDTEFKTAFSSLVGIWGDVEVGDDLPYIPKHQFNLGVGYGFERFEFNLNTRYRDEFRTQAGVGSIPLENKVESLFLVDASVSYQLNSQLKLSTNVINLFDNEYLVARVPAGLRPGHPFGIYAGFHLKF; translated from the coding sequence ATGATTTTCCACAAGCTTTTTCTTATATCACAGGAAGTGATTCTGCCTGATGATGCTTTAAGGGTAAAAAATAATAACCGCGAATATTATTCTCGTGGTATTCAAACTAAATTTGATTATCATTTTACAACAGGTCAAGTATTTCACGACATTGAAGTTGGATTTCGTTATCACAGTGATGAAGAAGACCGCTTTCAGTGGTTTGATGATTTTAGGATGGAAAATGGTGTAATGCAACTTACAAGCTCAGGTATGCCTGGCACAGAAAGCAATAGAATCTCTGGTGCAGATGCCGTTTCAGCTCACCTGCTTTACAAATTAAAAATTGATAAGTTAACGCTTACACCGGGTTTACGTTATGAAAATGTAGAATTGACCAGAGAGAATTTTGGCACATCTGATGTTACACGAGAAGGAACAAACTTGAATATAACTGAAAACAACTTCGATCAATTTATTCCTGGTATTGGTGCTAATTATAAATTTAACAATAACTTTTCTGCTTTTGTAGGCTTACACAAAGGTTTTGCTCCTGCTGGTTTTGTAGAAAATCAAAATCCAGAAGAAAGCTTAAATTTCGAAATAGGAACACGTTTTGATTACAAAGGATTGAGTGGTGAAATCATAGGATTTTATAACGATTACAGCAATATGCTTGGAAGCGATTTAGCGGCTCTCGGTGGCGTAGATGGCAACTTAGACTTATTTAATGCTGGTGAAGTTGATGTGAAAGGTATTGAATTTCAAGTGACCTACGACCTCTTAAAAAATACTCAGCACAGTTTACCTATCAACTTCAATTACACCTATACAGATACCGAGTTCAAAACAGCATTTAGCTCACTTGTAGGCATTTGGGGCGATGTAGAAGTTGGAGATGATTTGCCTTACATTCCAAAACATCAATTCAACTTAGGTGTTGGTTATGGCTTTGAACGTTTTGAGTTTAACCTCAACACAAGATATAGAGATGAATTCAGAACCCAAGCTGGTGTAGGCTCTATTCCTTTAGAAAACAAAGTAGAATCTTTATTTTTGGTTGACGCATCAGTCTCTTACCAATTAAACTCACAGTTAAAACTGAGCACTAATGTTATTAATTTATTTGACAATGAATACCTCGTCGCAAGAGTTCCAGCAGGTTTAAGACCAGGTCATCCCTTTGGAATTTATGCTGGTTTTCATTTAAAATTTTAA
- the dinB gene encoding DNA polymerase IV yields MKATKSKSTHRKIILVDMDAFYASVEQMDKPELQGKAIAVGGSSKRGVVATASYEARKFGVKSAMSSYKAAQLCPDLIFVKPRFDRYKEISQRIRKIFFEYTDLVEPLSLDEAYLDVTQNKKGQPSATKIAEEIRQKIKTQVGLNASAGISINKFLAKVASDINKPNGQKTIPPEEVEKFIEQLEIRLFYGVGKVTQEKMYRLGIFTGLDLKLKSLEFLKEHFGKSGKYYYLVSRGIHHSPVKAERTRKSLGAERTFKDNISSEVFLEDKLHYIAKEVSKRLQKQDVAGKTITLKIKYSNFEVQTRSKTLKLYISSEELIYEEAKALLYQNKLKDSVRLIGISLSNLNTEKENKNITKPISAQLKFEF; encoded by the coding sequence ATTAAAGCTACTAAATCAAAATCAACCCACCGCAAAATCATCCTCGTTGATATGGATGCTTTTTATGCTTCCGTAGAGCAAATGGATAAGCCTGAATTACAAGGCAAAGCCATTGCCGTTGGTGGCAGTTCAAAACGTGGTGTTGTAGCTACAGCAAGCTATGAAGCTCGGAAGTTTGGTGTAAAAAGTGCGATGAGTAGTTATAAAGCGGCTCAGCTTTGTCCGGACTTGATTTTTGTCAAACCGCGATTTGATCGCTACAAAGAAATATCTCAACGCATCCGAAAAATATTTTTTGAATATACTGATTTGGTTGAGCCACTATCTTTAGACGAAGCTTACTTGGATGTAACCCAAAACAAAAAAGGTCAACCCAGTGCGACAAAAATAGCTGAAGAAATACGCCAAAAAATAAAAACTCAAGTGGGTTTAAATGCATCAGCGGGTATTTCTATCAATAAATTTTTGGCAAAAGTGGCAAGCGATATCAACAAGCCTAATGGTCAAAAAACCATTCCACCTGAAGAGGTTGAGAAATTTATAGAACAATTAGAAATCAGACTATTTTACGGCGTAGGAAAAGTTACTCAAGAAAAAATGTATCGACTTGGTATTTTTACGGGTTTGGATTTAAAACTGAAATCACTTGAATTTCTAAAGGAGCATTTTGGCAAAAGTGGAAAGTATTATTATTTGGTGTCTCGTGGCATTCATCACAGTCCTGTAAAAGCAGAACGCACCAGAAAATCACTCGGTGCAGAACGTACCTTTAAAGACAACATAAGTTCTGAAGTTTTTTTAGAAGATAAGCTTCATTACATTGCAAAAGAAGTTAGTAAACGATTACAAAAACAAGATGTTGCTGGCAAAACCATTACATTAAAAATTAAATATTCTAATTTTGAAGTCCAAACTAGAAGTAAAACTTTAAAGTTGTATATTTCATCTGAAGAATTAATATATGAAGAAGCAAAAGCTCTACTCTATCAAAACAAACTGAAAGATTCTGTTAGGTTAATCGGTATTAGTCTTTCAAACCTTAATACAGAAAAAGAGAACAAAAACATAACAAAACCCATTTCAGCACAATTAAAATTTGAATTTTAA
- a CDS encoding pirin family protein — protein sequence MEKTIETIIKPPHPHFVGDGFRVHNFIPSTYPLDMKRMDPFILMDYNSKYYFSPTETPRGVGVHPHRGFETVTIAYQGKIAHHDSNGGGGVIEQGDVQWITAGSGVLHKEYHEKSFSKKGGDFQMAQLWVNLPAKHKMTSPKYQAISKNNLSKHQLDGDSGYIEVIAGNYKNTQGKADTFSEIHMMNAKLNANGSAEFSFPAEFNTCVLVVEGEIEIQNQKILTDHFVLFENNGEDFEIKADKDAVALVLSGQPLNEPIAAQDSFVMNTKAEIHQAIKDFTNGKFGHLE from the coding sequence ATGGAAAAAACAATAGAAACAATCATAAAACCACCTCATCCTCATTTTGTTGGTGATGGATTTCGTGTGCATAATTTCATACCAAGCACTTATCCCTTAGATATGAAGCGTATGGATCCATTTATTTTGATGGATTACAACTCAAAATACTACTTTTCGCCAACAGAAACTCCACGTGGTGTTGGCGTGCATCCGCATCGGGGTTTTGAAACGGTAACCATAGCTTATCAAGGAAAAATAGCCCATCACGATAGCAATGGTGGCGGAGGTGTAATTGAACAAGGTGACGTGCAGTGGATAACAGCTGGTTCTGGAGTTTTACATAAAGAATACCACGAAAAATCATTTAGTAAAAAAGGTGGCGATTTTCAAATGGCACAACTTTGGGTAAACTTGCCTGCTAAACACAAAATGACTTCACCAAAATATCAAGCCATTTCTAAAAATAACCTCTCAAAACATCAATTAGACGGTGATTCTGGATATATAGAAGTTATTGCTGGAAATTACAAAAACACCCAAGGAAAAGCCGATACTTTTTCAGAGATACATATGATGAATGCCAAGTTAAATGCAAACGGTTCAGCTGAATTTAGTTTTCCTGCTGAATTTAATACCTGTGTCCTGGTTGTAGAAGGTGAGATTGAAATTCAAAACCAAAAAATTTTAACCGATCACTTTGTGTTGTTTGAAAACAATGGTGAAGATTTTGAAATTAAGGCTGATAAAGATGCTGTGGCTTTAGTTTTAAGCGGTCAGCCCTTAAATGAACCTATTGCGGCTCAAGACTCGTTTGTGATGAACACCAAAGCAGAAATTCATCAAGCCATCAAAGATTTTACAAATGGGAAATTTGGGCATTTAGAATAG
- a CDS encoding alanine dehydrogenase — protein MQTLQTPFSQQELIPQEEMLEISQNKSEMLIGLPKETSDGEKRICLTPDSIHALAANGHKVYVEKNAGVHAGFSDRDYSEAGGIISADKDKIFACPIVLKVSPPSLDEIKKLNPQSILISALQLKMRKKSYFQKLAEKRVTALAFEFIKDEHGGSPAVRALSEIAGTSSILIASEILSSAKYGNGLMFGNTSGVPPTEVVILGAGTVGEFAARASLGLGANVKVFDSSLTKLRCIQTQLNQQIYTSTLQPKNLIKALKRTDVLIGAVRGVNRSPILVAENMVKQMKKGAVIIDVSIDMGGCVETSEVTSHENPVVVKHDVIHYGVPNIPSRYARTSSVSISNMFTPYLLDIGEKGGIENTLRFDSGLRNGLYFYHGVLTSKSVANWFDLSYRDPNLLIF, from the coding sequence ATGCAAACACTACAAACACCATTTTCTCAGCAAGAACTCATACCACAAGAAGAAATGCTCGAAATTTCTCAAAACAAAAGTGAAATGCTAATTGGTTTACCAAAAGAAACTTCAGACGGCGAAAAACGCATTTGCTTAACACCCGATTCCATACATGCACTTGCTGCAAATGGGCACAAAGTTTATGTCGAAAAAAATGCTGGCGTGCATGCAGGATTTTCTGACCGTGATTATAGTGAAGCTGGTGGTATAATAAGTGCTGATAAGGATAAAATATTTGCCTGCCCAATCGTTCTAAAAGTATCGCCACCAAGTTTAGATGAAATTAAAAAATTGAACCCTCAATCTATTCTGATTTCAGCTCTTCAATTGAAAATGCGAAAAAAATCTTATTTTCAAAAATTAGCCGAAAAACGTGTTACAGCTTTAGCTTTTGAATTTATAAAAGATGAACACGGCGGGTCACCAGCAGTTAGAGCTCTAAGTGAAATTGCTGGAACTTCATCTATACTCATCGCTTCCGAAATACTGTCGAGTGCAAAATACGGCAACGGATTGATGTTTGGCAACACTAGTGGTGTTCCGCCAACGGAAGTCGTTATTTTAGGGGCTGGCACAGTTGGAGAATTTGCGGCTCGAGCTAGTTTAGGTTTAGGGGCTAACGTCAAGGTTTTTGATAGCTCGTTGACCAAATTAAGGTGTATTCAAACCCAGCTAAATCAACAAATTTATACATCAACTTTGCAACCTAAAAATTTGATTAAAGCTTTAAAACGCACCGATGTTCTGATCGGTGCAGTTAGAGGAGTCAACAGATCACCCATTTTAGTCGCTGAAAATATGGTTAAACAAATGAAAAAAGGAGCGGTAATTATAGATGTGAGCATTGATATGGGTGGCTGTGTTGAAACTTCTGAAGTTACATCTCACGAAAATCCAGTCGTTGTTAAACACGATGTTATTCATTATGGCGTTCCAAATATTCCTTCACGATATGCCAGAACATCTTCGGTGTCTATAAGCAATATGTTTACACCTTATCTTTTAGATATCGGCGAAAAAGGTGGTATAGAAAATACCTTAAGATTTGATTCTGGTCTCAGAAATGGATTGTATTTTTACCACGGCGTTTTGACAAGTAAATCCGTGGCTAACTGGTTTGATTTGTCTTACCGCGATCCTAATCTTCTGATATTTTAA
- a CDS encoding nucleoside-diphosphate sugar epimerase/dehydratase, which yields MAKTVMSKNSPFHFEVSERKFLLRLFDIIVVCLNITALNYIFDKTYIYFGKEFWLWTSVYCAYFMIFATVFELYVLNKAESRFKVFKNLFLTLGITTLSFLFTPFITPELPANRILILHLFGGNLLFLTLWRFSYITFITSPRFYKRIIFVGNNYNIDQIVDELKVFDANLKIIGYIDSNDSSIKSKTISRYRIDDIKNVIKKENIGEIVVANSYKGVDQNLYHSLTPLLKEGIPIRPYSSVYETITNKILLKDIENDFYCYFPFSRSNQNKLYLSFSRLVDISFSSIGLLFLGILLPFVALTNLFFNKGTLILCSS from the coding sequence TTGGCAAAAACAGTAATGTCAAAAAATTCTCCATTTCATTTTGAGGTATCTGAACGTAAGTTTTTACTCAGACTTTTTGATATTATAGTAGTTTGTCTAAACATTACAGCTCTTAATTATATTTTTGATAAAACTTATATTTATTTTGGCAAGGAGTTTTGGTTATGGACTAGTGTTTACTGTGCATATTTTATGATATTTGCTACTGTATTTGAGCTATATGTTCTCAATAAAGCAGAGTCGAGATTTAAAGTCTTTAAAAATTTATTTTTAACATTAGGCATTACAACGCTATCGTTTTTATTTACGCCGTTTATTACGCCCGAACTTCCAGCTAATAGAATTTTAATTCTTCATCTTTTTGGAGGTAATCTTCTATTTTTAACGCTTTGGAGGTTTTCTTACATCACTTTTATCACTTCACCAAGATTTTACAAACGCATAATTTTTGTAGGAAATAATTATAATATTGACCAAATTGTTGACGAACTTAAAGTTTTTGATGCCAACCTTAAAATAATAGGCTACATAGATTCAAATGACAGTTCTATAAAATCTAAAACCATTTCAAGATATAGAATTGATGACATCAAAAATGTCATTAAAAAAGAAAATATAGGCGAAATTGTCGTTGCAAATTCTTACAAAGGTGTTGACCAAAATTTGTATCATAGTCTCACACCACTTTTAAAAGAAGGTATTCCTATAAGACCCTATTCAAGTGTTTATGAAACTATTACCAATAAAATACTGCTTAAAGATATAGAAAACGATTTTTATTGTTACTTCCCTTTTAGCAGAAGCAATCAAAATAAACTCTATCTATCTTTCAGTAGGTTAGTCGATATTTCTTTTAGCTCTATTGGATTATTATTTTTAGGAATATTGCTTCCATTTGTAGCACTAACCAATTTATTTTTTAACAAAGGTACCCTTATTTTATGCTCAAGTTAG
- a CDS encoding sugar transferase, translating into MVKLRTMIRNAEKGGAQWAKKNDSRITPFGKILRKTRIDELPQFINVFKGDMGLIGPRPERPEFVEELKEKIPFYETRYIIKPGLTGWAQVNAKYASSDDDTLEKLQYDLFYIKERSVFLDFRIIVKTISTIIFFRGQ; encoded by the coding sequence ATAGTTAAATTAAGAACTATGATTAGAAATGCTGAAAAAGGTGGTGCTCAATGGGCAAAAAAAAACGATTCAAGAATTACTCCATTTGGTAAAATTCTAAGAAAAACACGGATAGATGAATTGCCCCAATTCATAAATGTATTTAAAGGCGATATGGGGCTTATTGGTCCAAGACCCGAACGCCCTGAATTTGTTGAAGAATTAAAAGAAAAAATACCGTTTTATGAAACCAGATACATTATTAAACCAGGTTTAACTGGCTGGGCACAAGTCAATGCAAAGTATGCAAGTTCTGATGATGATACTTTAGAAAAATTGCAATATGACTTATTCTATATCAAAGAGAGAAGCGTTTTCTTAGATTTTAGAATTATTGTAAAAACCATCTCAACAATCATATTCTTTAGAGGTCAGTAG
- the era gene encoding GTPase Era: MTKHKAGFINIIGNPNVGKSTLMNAFVGEQLSIITSKAQTTRHRILGIVNGDNFQAIFSDTPGIIKPAYKLQDAMMKFVTSAIDDADILIYMIEIGEKSPKNDEIFHQIQNTDKPLLLLLNKIDKSTEELVAQSLEDWSAKLPHAEIYAISALNNFGIEEVFKKIVEKLPESPAFYPKDSLTDKPERFFVNEVVREKILMHYKKEIPYSVEVQTEAFEELDHIININTTIMVERKTQKGIIIGHQGKALNRIGREARRDLERFFGKKIFLDLYVKIDKNWRSDERKLKGYGYQG; the protein is encoded by the coding sequence ATGACTAAACATAAAGCTGGCTTTATAAATATTATTGGTAACCCAAACGTTGGCAAATCAACATTGATGAATGCCTTTGTAGGTGAACAATTGTCAATCATAACTTCAAAAGCACAAACAACACGACATCGTATATTGGGGATTGTCAATGGTGATAATTTTCAAGCCATTTTCAGTGACACGCCAGGCATCATCAAACCCGCATACAAACTGCAAGATGCAATGATGAAGTTTGTTACATCTGCTATAGATGACGCAGATATATTGATTTATATGATTGAAATAGGAGAGAAATCGCCAAAAAATGATGAGATTTTTCATCAAATTCAAAACACTGACAAACCTCTTTTGCTTTTGCTCAACAAAATTGATAAAAGCACTGAAGAACTTGTAGCACAATCTCTTGAAGATTGGTCAGCTAAGTTGCCCCATGCAGAAATTTATGCCATTTCGGCTCTAAATAATTTTGGGATTGAAGAAGTTTTTAAAAAAATTGTAGAGAAATTACCTGAATCACCAGCTTTTTACCCAAAAGACAGTTTGACAGATAAACCTGAACGCTTTTTTGTAAATGAAGTTGTACGCGAAAAAATTCTGATGCACTACAAAAAAGAAATTCCCTATAGTGTAGAAGTTCAAACTGAAGCTTTTGAAGAATTAGATCATATCATCAATATCAACACGACAATAATGGTTGAGCGTAAAACTCAAAAAGGCATTATTATAGGTCATCAAGGAAAAGCCTTAAACCGAATCGGTAGAGAAGCACGTAGAGATTTAGAGCGATTTTTTGGGAAGAAAATATTTTTAGATTTATATGTCAAAATCGATAAAAACTGGCGTTCAGACGAAAGAAAATTGAAAGGTTATGGTTATCAAGGTTAA
- a CDS encoding long-chain fatty acid--CoA ligase yields the protein MKALKRLFDFPYYQLENYPLKKALVTKYNGEWKSLSTQDYIDKANALSRGLIKLGVKPNDKIAVISTNNRTEWNIVDIGVMQIGAQNVPIYPNISEDEYAYVLNHSESTHCFVSDNDVLQKVLKIKDEVKSLKTVYTFDEISSAQNWQEVLDLGQDESLQDEVQKRMDAVNENDLATLIYTSGTTGRPKGVMLSHKNISSNAINSATRLPLDYGNAKALSFLPACHVYERMLLYMYQYSGVSIYFAESLDTISENLKEVKPEVMSAVPRVLEKVYDKIIATGTELSGIKKALFFWAVDLGLKYEPYKANGWWYEVKLSLARKLIFSKWEEALGGNLEVVASGSLALQPRLARIFNAAGIKVMEGYGLTETSPVIAVNDQRNRGFKIGTVGKPIPETEVKIADDGEILVKESQVMLGYYKDPEKTKEVLKNGYFHTGDIGEIDTEGFLKITDRKKEMFKTSGGKYIAPQIIENKVKQSRFIEQIMVVGEGQKMPATFIQPNFEFLEEWAKRKHIDYKDRSELIKHQKVIDRYQEEIDFYNQGFGKWEKIKRFELTKDEWSIEAGHLTPTLKLKRKEIKELYKDLFEKIYGSQS from the coding sequence ATGAAAGCTCTTAAACGCCTTTTTGATTTCCCTTATTATCAACTTGAAAATTACCCTTTAAAAAAAGCCTTAGTCACTAAATATAATGGTGAATGGAAGTCACTTTCAACGCAAGACTATATCGATAAAGCCAATGCACTGAGTAGAGGTTTGATAAAACTTGGTGTCAAACCTAATGATAAAATTGCTGTTATTTCAACCAATAACAGAACAGAATGGAATATAGTTGATATTGGCGTGATGCAAATCGGGGCACAAAATGTCCCAATATATCCAAATATTTCAGAAGACGAATATGCTTACGTGCTAAACCATAGCGAATCTACACACTGTTTTGTTTCTGATAATGATGTTCTACAAAAAGTTTTGAAAATAAAAGATGAGGTCAAATCTTTAAAAACCGTTTATACTTTTGACGAAATAAGTTCAGCACAAAATTGGCAAGAAGTTTTAGACTTAGGGCAAGACGAATCGCTTCAAGATGAGGTTCAAAAAAGAATGGATGCCGTAAACGAAAACGATTTAGCTACGCTGATTTACACCTCTGGCACTACAGGACGACCCAAAGGCGTGATGTTATCTCATAAAAATATCTCCAGTAATGCCATAAACAGTGCAACTAGATTACCTTTAGATTACGGAAATGCTAAGGCATTAAGTTTTTTGCCAGCTTGCCACGTTTATGAAAGAATGTTGCTATATATGTATCAATACAGTGGCGTAAGTATATATTTTGCAGAGTCTTTAGATACCATAAGTGAAAACCTCAAAGAAGTTAAACCCGAAGTAATGTCAGCTGTTCCGCGAGTGCTCGAAAAAGTTTACGATAAAATTATAGCCACAGGTACAGAATTAAGCGGAATCAAAAAAGCCCTATTCTTTTGGGCAGTTGACCTTGGTTTAAAATACGAACCTTACAAAGCCAATGGTTGGTGGTATGAAGTAAAATTATCTCTGGCTAGAAAACTTATTTTTAGTAAATGGGAAGAGGCTCTTGGCGGTAATCTTGAAGTGGTAGCATCAGGAAGTCTTGCACTTCAGCCAAGATTAGCTAGAATTTTTAATGCGGCTGGTATCAAAGTGATGGAAGGTTATGGATTGACAGAAACCTCACCAGTTATAGCTGTAAATGACCAACGCAATAGAGGCTTCAAGATTGGAACGGTTGGCAAACCTATCCCAGAAACCGAAGTTAAAATTGCTGACGACGGCGAAATATTAGTCAAAGAATCACAAGTTATGCTAGGCTACTACAAAGACCCTGAAAAAACAAAAGAGGTATTAAAAAACGGATATTTTCATACAGGAGATATTGGCGAGATAGACACCGAAGGGTTTTTAAAAATAACCGATCGTAAAAAAGAGATGTTTAAAACTTCTGGCGGTAAATACATAGCACCACAAATCATTGAAAATAAGGTAAAACAATCTCGCTTTATAGAGCAAATTATGGTTGTTGGTGAAGGTCAAAAAATGCCAGCGACTTTTATCCAACCTAATTTTGAATTTCTTGAAGAATGGGCAAAACGCAAACATATTGACTATAAAGACCGATCAGAACTCATAAAACATCAAAAAGTGATTGATAGATACCAAGAAGAAATTGACTTTTACAACCAAGGTTTTGGTAAATGGGAAAAAATTAAGCGTTTTGAACTTACAAAAGACGAATGGAGTATTGAAGCAGGTCATCTTACACCAACCTTAAAACTAAAACGAAAAGAAATTAAAGAGTTATACAAAGACTTATTCGAAAAAATTTATGGTTCTCAATCTTAA
- a CDS encoding UbiA family prenyltransferase: MRYSFLKRFEINSILNLFDFSLVSFSIILIVMTGNVINDIFDIKTDFVNKRQRPLAQKKIGVSQAYSIYVILNLIAIVICLYISYNLQRWALVGVEVLVIILLYLYAKFLKAVPILGNVLVSLLVSLSFVLVLYFDVNISILLDQKIFKWVLFYSVFAFWTNLNREWIKDIIDIKGDYAQKISTLPILIGKSRMNTLIFISTLFLILTLLLGVKVYLKANLFFVLYFIFGVCIPLAIVMYKIWNDENHISYKKLSLIYKFTMLIGVCSLILFKI, from the coding sequence TTGAGATATTCGTTTTTAAAACGTTTTGAAATAAACTCAATTTTAAATCTTTTTGATTTTTCTTTAGTGAGTTTTAGTATAATTTTGATTGTCATGACTGGCAATGTCATTAACGACATATTTGATATTAAAACCGACTTTGTCAATAAACGCCAAAGACCACTGGCACAAAAAAAGATTGGAGTTTCACAAGCCTATTCAATTTATGTGATATTAAATTTGATAGCCATTGTCATTTGTCTTTATATCAGCTATAATTTGCAACGATGGGCTCTTGTTGGAGTAGAAGTTTTAGTTATTATTTTGTTGTATTTGTATGCTAAATTTTTAAAAGCTGTTCCAATCTTAGGTAATGTTTTGGTAAGTTTATTAGTCAGTTTATCATTTGTTTTAGTGCTTTATTTTGATGTGAATATAAGTATTTTGCTTGATCAAAAGATTTTTAAATGGGTTTTATTTTATAGTGTATTTGCATTTTGGACTAACCTTAACCGCGAATGGATAAAAGATATCATCGATATCAAAGGAGATTATGCACAAAAGATTTCAACATTACCTATACTAATAGGAAAATCAAGAATGAATACATTGATTTTTATTTCCACACTGTTTCTCATCCTGACCTTACTTTTGGGTGTTAAAGTTTATTTGAAAGCAAATCTTTTCTTTGTATTATATTTTATATTTGGAGTGTGCATACCGTTGGCAATTGTAATGTATAAAATTTGGAACGATGAAAATCACATCAGTTATAAAAAGCTCAGCCTAATTTATAAATTCACTATGCTAATTGGGGTTTGCAGTTTAATATTATTTAAAATATGA
- a CDS encoding Maf family nucleotide pyrophosphatase, whose amino-acid sequence MKHLNQHKFILASGSPRRQQFLKDLNIPFEIRLKAIEENFPDTLYKEEIPEYLAKLKANAYDDLASNEILITGDTIVWHNEKALNKAEDKQEAFEMISSLQNSWHHVISAFCLKTNDRLVVKSEVTKVFFDTLDDKDIWYYVNNYKPFDKAGAYGIQEWIGQIGISKIKGSYFNVMGFPTHLFYQTLKEFIR is encoded by the coding sequence ATGAAACATTTAAACCAACATAAATTCATTCTTGCTTCAGGCTCGCCACGACGACAACAATTTTTAAAAGATTTGAATATTCCTTTTGAAATACGCTTAAAAGCTATTGAAGAAAATTTTCCTGACACACTCTACAAAGAAGAAATTCCAGAATATTTAGCCAAATTGAAAGCGAATGCCTATGATGACTTAGCATCAAATGAGATTCTAATAACAGGCGATACCATTGTTTGGCATAATGAAAAAGCCCTAAACAAAGCAGAAGATAAGCAAGAAGCCTTTGAGATGATATCATCTTTGCAAAACTCATGGCATCACGTTATCAGTGCATTTTGTTTAAAAACTAACGACAGATTAGTCGTAAAAAGTGAAGTGACCAAAGTGTTTTTTGACACTTTAGATGATAAGGATATTTGGTATTATGTCAACAACTACAAACCCTTTGATAAAGCTGGGGCTTATGGCATTCAAGAGTGGATTGGACAAATAGGCATTTCAAAAATTAAAGGTTCTTATTTTAATGTCATGGGATTCCCAACGCATTTATTTTATCAAACCCTAAAAGAATTTATAAGATGA
- a CDS encoding septum formation inhibitor Maf → MKFLLKITAFIFLLLSCQQNQTEKQQEAPTNPKAYSYLNLSDKFKSHWFDGKAEVASYDLTQMRYGEPRQGSAVLIFVKEPFLPQAQVKANTATDKTVDVMKLNYTKKFNTGIYPYSIMQSVFLPLTTQPHAIKVTASTQEWCGQTYMQLNNREQFDIKMHSYFEGEADQELKLDKHLLENEIWVKLRINPTDIPKGKLKIIPDFSFFRLKHQKIKAYKAEISQLKKTDTLLTTLNYQNIDRMLKIYQEPEFPFTILKWQEIDKDTTEATLSKKMRIDYWTKNANQYDFLRDSLNLK, encoded by the coding sequence ATGAAGTTTCTATTAAAAATTACTGCTTTCATTTTTTTACTTTTGTCATGTCAGCAAAATCAAACTGAAAAACAACAGGAAGCACCGACAAATCCCAAAGCTTATTCATATCTCAATTTGAGTGACAAATTTAAATCTCACTGGTTTGATGGCAAAGCCGAAGTCGCTAGTTATGACTTGACCCAAATGCGCTATGGCGAACCTCGTCAAGGCTCAGCGGTGTTGATTTTTGTAAAGGAACCTTTTTTGCCCCAAGCTCAAGTCAAAGCCAACACAGCCACAGATAAAACTGTAGATGTGATGAAACTGAATTATACTAAAAAGTTTAATACTGGAATTTATCCTTACAGCATCATGCAATCCGTCTTTTTACCTTTAACGACTCAGCCACATGCTATAAAAGTTACTGCTTCAACCCAAGAATGGTGTGGACAAACCTATATGCAACTCAACAATAGAGAACAATTTGACATTAAAATGCATTCTTATTTTGAAGGTGAAGCTGACCAAGAACTAAAACTTGACAAACATCTTTTAGAAAACGAAATATGGGTTAAATTGAGAATAAACCCAACAGATATTCCAAAAGGCAAATTAAAAATCATTCCAGATTTTTCTTTCTTTAGATTAAAACACCAAAAAATAAAAGCTTATAAAGCTGAAATTTCACAACTTAAAAAAACAGATACACTATTGACAACACTGAATTATCAAAATATTGATAGAATGCTTAAAATTTATCAAGAACCAGAATTTCCTTTCACTATTCTGAAATGGCAGGAGATAGACAAAGACACCACAGAAGCCACACTTAGTAAAAAAATGCGTATTGACTACTGGACAAAAAATGCTAATCAATATGATTTTTTAAGAGATAGTTTAAATTTAAAATAA